In the Pristiophorus japonicus isolate sPriJap1 chromosome 5, sPriJap1.hap1, whole genome shotgun sequence genome, one interval contains:
- the LOC139263901 gene encoding anterior gradient protein 3-like codes for MAGLSLSLLVLLATVSCCLARGATQKTGSSLSKNESGKEKKCPPSFSRGWADEVNWVQTYEEGLHKARKSNRPLMVIHHLEDCEYSQALKKAFAAEAEIQKMAKEDFVMLNLVFETSDKNMSPDEQYVPRILFVDPSLTVRTDIQGPYANRKYTYEPGDIKTLVSNMKKAKILLKQDF; via the exons ATGGCTGGTCTTTCGCTTTCCCTGCTGGTGCTGCTGGCGACTGTCTCGTGTTGTCTGGCCAGAGGTGCCACACAGAAGACAGGGAGCTCTCTGTCGAAGAACGAGAGTGGAAAAGAGAAGAAATGTCCTCCCAGTTTTTCCAGAG GATGGGCCGACGAAGTTAATTGGGTTCAGACCTACGAAGAAGGGCTGCACAAAGCCAGAAAGAG CAACCGCCCTTTAATGGTCATCCACCACTTAGAAGATTGCGAGTACAGTCAAG CCCTGAAGAAAGCATTTGCCGCGGAAGCAGAAATTCAGAAAATGGCAAAAGAAGACTTTGTTATGCTTAATCTTGTG TTTGAGACAAGCGACAAAAATATGTCTCCTGACGAACAGTATGTTCCCAGGATATTGTTTGTAG ATCCTTCCTTGACAGTGAGAACAGATATTCAAGGGCCGTATGCCAATCGTAAATACACTTATGAGCCTGGGGACATTAAGACCT TGGTTTCAAACATGAAAAAAGCCAAAATTCTGTTGAAACAAGACTTCTAG